The genomic region ttaatacatatgcgtaaaatGTCTTCGCAAataaggctaattagggatgacactttccgcttgtattgatttttgttttaagcaagtctattttatttgaaaatccagTCAGAGCGGTAGgtgtcatctctgataagccttTGTGAACTGCTTGTGCAAagctgggacgacaatttacgaaTGTGCATTAAGttccgttttcccaaagcgcggctcatttaatttTCAATGCACAAACCACGTGTCAGGTTGCAGACGACGGCAACACACTGGCCCGGATAAACCTACAGCGTTCAAAGGGAATCGTGACCTATCAGAACTCCGAGCTTGCTTAAAAAGCCATTGAAACCTTGAACGGTATTTTTCAGAAATGAAGTTCGATTGTTCGTTGTGTATCaggaaattaataattaattatagcATTATGATGCATAGTTACTTTTGCTTCAGAGCGTACGTTGTTTATTTACCGCTAAAACGATTGTGCtaaaaattatttgatttttagattatatatataagaaatgcATTATTAGTATGTTTTGGAACTATTTTCCCATACTCAACTAAAAATCGGGACTACTTTCTGCGATGTGCATATTGTAAACAAGGTATTTTCAAAGACAAATCAATATCGATCAGGAATCAAAGCATCGTATTGCATCATTTTCAGCAAATTAAGGTTCCTTACCAACGCATTTTTGTTACGCAGTTCAGGTCCATTAATAAATAGCATACTATATATTATagtgtttcatgtaattgttgaTTCATTTTGCAtgtctatttattttaatttgaacagttTAATCGTCGCATAATTTGTAACAATATTCTATTATACCAATTTCTTTTGCATTGATGTTTGTTCTACAttgtacaacaacaacatcagaaacaacagcagcaacacGAACAATCATGTTATGGTCAGAGTATGCACGCATACGGACAAAATTATGTTAAAGGAAAACTTGTGGAGGGCGAAAACATCGAAGTCGTTTCGGCCGAGCAATACTTCCGTGATAAGACCCATCGAAATGGTAAGGTATAAAGATGTGTTTTCATGTAATAGCATATTTAATCACTACCATAAGAGGAGACAATATATTTATTCTCACGTGAAAATATACACCATCTGCGCAGAGATGTAACATATTTCAAGCATGGCCCTTACTTAAACACATTACTCTCgatatttgtttgctttaaatTGAACGATTAAGAAGcctttttacaaaatgtattaattatttttatgtttcggAAATCAAAACGCCATGGCGTCcaacaaatgacgtcatttgaatgatacgttgaaaaaaaaatgtagaaAGTATGGTCAGGAAAAATATGGATAAAGATGTACATGCCGAAAGtacatgttaaataaaaacaatatttgataattcaagttgttttaaaGAAGCATATTAACGACGGTTACTGTGGTAACCtgttccgcacaggctaatcagaggcgCCACTTTCAGGCATTGTCGTTTAAGGGGAGTCTCTTCAAAGCGAGATTCCAGGCGGAACGTTTAGAAGCAACTCCCCATAAACGaaatattcaataaaagcggacagcgttgtccctgattagcctgtgaggaatccacaggctaatcttggatgatatTTTCGGCACCattattaagccccgtttttctaaAGCGATgctcatattttaataaaatgtgtctGTTTTATTTCATGTCACTGCACAGGCGGAAATACCGCATGGCGGATGTGGGAACACTCCACCACTAGTCGAGGAGGAAAAGGGGGTAAAGGAGGATCGGGCTTCTTTAGTTTCTCTGGGGGCCAAGACGGTCAGCCCTGTGAGCCTGGGCCAAAAGGGCTGGGAGGGGAGGGGGGAAATGTCGGGGCTCGATTTTTCGGAGGGCTTTTTGGAGGGGTGGTCAAGGGGGGAAGGGAGGGGATCAGACCAGAGGAGGGGGTAACACCGAGCAAAGCGATAATGGTGCGGGAAAAGGAGGGGCCGGCATGTTCGGCTTGTTCCAGGGGCAGGACGGTCAGCCGGGCGAGCCGTGCCCTAATGGGAGGGGTGGTGAAGGAGGGAAAGGAGGTGGTTCCCGGTAAAAAGTAAACGACAGGTTTAATCTTGTCTGTACAGTCAAAATTATAAGACGAAAAAGCTGGTGTTTTTGAAGttcaacaataatttaaaaatcggAGTATAATATCACTACTAAATGATACAAATCAAAGCTTTAATCGcaaataggatttttttttcaaaagggaAATAAGTTGTTCGTGTTTAGCACTAAcaacataatttaatttgtatattgtTCAAACATTATGTActtttactttcgtttttcaCGCCATACGCATCGCACCGGTGTTATTTCAATGTTAATGATCTTTGCGTCTTGTTTATGAGAGTTTAATATGCACTTTAAGCGTTGTTACGTATATTATAATTTGCTGATTGTTGGTTGTTTCACTTTTGTATGTCGTTATTTTGTTCTCATTGTTGTATACATGTAGTTGTATTATCGTCATGttgaaatgaaaaaaagacaTGACAATATACTTGTACGTGAATCGTGAGTTATTCTTCAATGGCGCTGTTGGTCTAGTAGTGAATACATGCATATACCACTTGCtagtaaaacatattaaaatgtacACAAATAATATGAAATCGAAAATAAGTAATATATGCCGCAACCATGCCTTACTATAGGTATTTCAATTAACGGCATTTGATAGAACGCTACCAATAAACCGCACCATGTCATAAGACCCGGTATTCAACCTTAAGCTCATTTAAAAACATTTGCAATTGTATCTAATTAACTACCGGTATGCACAATCAATCTTGCATACACATTCCGCGGAATACTTGTACCTATATATGTATCTGTACATGCACATAACTATTTTTTAGTAAATGTGACTTAAAGGCACTTGTTCACTTTCTTTTcaaacacattataaatgtattacaGATTCGTTATACAGTTATTGCATTCTGTTCAAACTAGCAAAATAACACTCAGGCATAGGactcataattaaaaatattagttttttttaattattattcatcGAAATCGAACTATTATTAAGCGTTTTAAATCTGAAGGTTTTCGTCCAAAAACGTGTGTTTCCTACATAGCGTTAAAACTGCCATCAACAGCTAAAAGCTGTGTGGCCATAGTGGTAACGTGTAAGCTTTTGGTTCgagtttttttgttgatttttttgtctGATGACATTAATTtgttgagcctcgttctgtggaAAACGtttcttcatgcatgtgcgttaagtttcgtcccaggttagcctgtgcaatcagcacaAGCTTATCAcgaaagacactttctgcctagaaaggatttttgttgagaagagaCTTCAACGATACATTCcattaaagtgttgtccccaattagcctgagtggatacacaggctaatctgggacgacacttttcgtacaCTTATTAAGGCCTGTTTTCGCAGAGCGCTTAGCATTTGTCCGTATTCAAAATGGCTGACTTATATTCATCGTGTCAAACAAATGGAGCGTTAAATTACAGAATTGTTTGTGTGTCAATTACTAGCGTAGTAGTTTTGTTGTACATTATATAAACGTTTCAGCTATACCCCATGGAATGTCTAAAGTATACACACTcaaatttaaattcacaaacatgtGTTTTGTATGGACTTGAACTAAAATATCTCGCTTCATATTTGAACTGTTATTATTTCGGTACTAAATCAGATTTTGGAGTAGTTTTACGATGCCGGAAGCTTATCAAAATGGAATGTCCAAGTGtattaaaatttgcttaaatGTTTATGCACAGCTTATTATTTCATGTCTGTAAACATTACCGTGGTCTTTATCACGCATACTTATTTAATACCCTATTATCTTGTTAATTGGATCAATGGGGTCAATTAGAAAACTTCAAACGCTTGCCTGCTTACCATAAATGTTTGTGAAAGTTTTAGTAAAATGAATGCTATGTTATATAGTCTTCATATAAAGATTACTAAATAAATGAACATGGACACAATGATTTTGAAAGCATTGATCTTCAGTTAAAAAAgcgattttgtaaaaaaaatgtcatagCAATTGATCAATGAAtgcaaatattgttttctttgtttataaTTTGTTAAGGTAAGGTCGAATGTTATTGTCTTTCGAGGAAGAAAAAACGTATTTTCTTTGTAGCCTAGCCGTGTTACTTGTATTTCAAATCGCTTAAAATGATAATCGACATTTTACCTGATCGATAAgatttgctctgggaaaacggagtttaatgcatgtgcgtaaagtgtggtaccatataagcctgtgtggtGGACACAGACGTTTTAGGGGCGACAATGTCCGCATGAACCAGACTTTCgatatgaagagactttctttaaacgtaaAATACCATAACCTCAGTacgcgtcgtccctgataagcatatcCGACACTTAaagtgcatgcattaaaccccgttttcccaaatcGAGCTAATAGAGATGTGTATGCATTTACAATAGCAATTTAAGATATTCAATGTAAAGGCGTTCATTCTAAATGGGCAACGTATTTGCGTTTAAGAATTAACTAGTTCTATTTATGTACGCAGGTATAAACACAGATGAGCTAGCTGTATTgtaaaatgagccgtgctctgtgaaaagggggtttaatacatgtgcgtaaagtgtcgtcacagattagcatgtgaagtggcacaggctaatcagagacaacaatttccgccttaactgtagtattgctaagaagagactttctagaCACAAAAGGtatcataagagcggaaagtgtcgtccctgattagcctttgcggaaagcacaggctaatctgggacgacacttttcgcacatgcattaaacacacttttcacatagcacggctcaaATTCAATTGTTTGCATGCGCTCGTTTTGTCATGATGACCAGGTGTTATTGTATGCTAGACGTTGAAACACTTCGTCGTAGTGCCAAGTCTTCCGTTTAGCAAACATGAGGTGGACATTATATATCGTGTGTTATGACTCATAAAATAAAGGTTGCTACCGGTTTTGTTTCCTCAATTTTACTTTCTATTTTGCACTAAGCTACGAGTAGTGTTCCATGTTAAACATGAAATTATGACAAACTCTGGCAATGAAGTGGGAACTTCACTCAAATTCATTGGGAATAGGTCAGACACAACGTGGTAAACGTCGGTATGAATTAGCCCACCCGGATTCTACACATCATTGCGGCTTTCATAGGCGTAAGAATTGTTTGGATTTCATTAAACAGCTTTTGTATTGGTATGtacgattttattttatttatcagtttaaattttaaaattgctTAAATCTCGATAAAAATAGCCTGATGTTTACAgctattattgaaaaataattttatgaatacatatttaattttcaacaacattaaaggcattattattaaaaattaaagccgtattatacatttatttgcaaacaatgatTATTTTACTATATCAAACAATGCAGGATCTTGATATTGATGCTGTTTTTGCCTTTCATATATATTATCATGAGTGGAGGTGGttgtggcggcggcggtggtggtaacggcggcggcggtggtggagGCGGTAGTGGCGGCGGCTGGAGCCGCGGTAAAGGAGGTTTCCAAATTCAGGCAGAAGACATCGAATTTTCAGTTACCCATAACATTGTTCCGGGGGCGGATGAAGACAACAATGATGAAGGATTCGGTGTTTCGTAGGTCAATACCAGTCCAATGAATGCTGCGACGATGACCTTATCTCCGGTTTACATCGAGTGACGTTTTAAGTGACATAGACACTGAAAAACCACTTCTGATGTAAGGTATGTCGTTGATTGTTGTTCTATTTACCCCGCGATCGCTAAAGTACTTAAGGACGGGATCAAACTGGTAGGTTTAGAAAGTCAGGGTAACTCCGCTTAGTCCTTTCGCCCGACTGGAGCCACTACTACTGTGGAGAAACACGCCGATCCAGAAATGGTTCGCAAAGACGGTCGTTGGAAGAACCCTGAAGTATTCTTTGCGCACTATGTGCATTCCAAGACCGAAGAAGATTTTACAGCACGGTTGTCGAATCATTAgagctttaaaacttgaaaattgACTTTTGAAAGTTTATCGCACTGATTATAGTAAGGCTTTGTAAGGggaaaaaacaattgattaacatttataattttactACTTTGCATTTAGAGTTTAGAGGTACTGCTGTTTAAACTGTTACAAATTTACTCACTACTATggcattatttatatataattaaattgtcattaaattacaaaatgaGTTTGTCTTCGTGacgtatatttaacaaaatagtagTCACGTGACAAACCAGGTTGTATTAAATGTTGTGACGTCATATATATGTGACGTCACAACTTCGTTCTCAACGTGTATGTATGTAATTTTTTGGGAATTAGTGAATGTTATTGTTTCTATAGGTCGTATAGATATTGTTACTCGGGAATTGTGTATTTGTAATTGATATGATGTTAAgtatatgtaattaaattgtcattaaattacaatacgAGTTTGTCTTCGTgacgtatattaaacaaaatgctatttatatattataatattataaatgatctttatacaaaaaatgatattgtacgtgaaataaatgaaataaagtaTAATACACAATACGTTTATTATTGACAggtgaaaataattaaatacacaaCACGTTTATTATTGAAAGGGGAAACAAccaaaaaatttattttaatctcGAAAATAAATCGTCAGCAAACTGAATCGGGTAATTGCATCATCTATTCGATATCGGGTCATCTTATATAAAGACGAACGGTCGGATGGACATGGACAAATCCATTCATAAAAGTgcaaacataatataaaacaaacttaCTTCTGCACTATTTTTCTCTCCGTCACGTCGGCACGTCGGCACGTCGGCAGAATCTCACATATATAACcgatatttattttcttatacagATTTTTAAGTAATACACCGACGACTCAAACTTCAATAAAACTCTACAGAGAAAATGCAATTTCAATCCGACTATTGATTTGTTTTGACTGATGGGAATTCACAATATAGAAAGGAATGCAGGAAGATCGTTCTGTCAATTTATGTGtccgttgtttttttaattgatcgAATACGTACAGCGAAGGATATCTTAAAACAAAACCTGTCTATGTATTATTGATTTAATACCTAGCACAGGATTATAAGCAAATCGTATAACTTGCTGTGATACATCTTTAACTTTTTGTTAACTTAGTCATAAGAAATTCcatatgttttgatatttttccAAATGGCAATTGAAAAAAATGTCTATATCAACAAACATGTGCAATTGAGCGAAAACAatgtcaaacttaaaaaaaaaaaaaaaatgcaaaattatcaaCAAacctttaataaattattttttaaattcaccTGATgacaagacactttttaacaataatcaataaaaaaagcgtcacaagacactttttaacaatattccaaaaataataataagcgcCACACGAGAcgttttaacaataatcaatataatAAGCGTCAaaagggattttttttctaaCCTGGCTTATTAATTTCCAAAAGTCGGGAACTGAATTTTAGGTCTTGTAATCTGTCAATAACCATAGCATCAAAACGACGTGTTGTTTTTGTGCAAGTGTTactattttcatttgtgtttgAAGTCTATCTTTTACCAGGCTCCAATGAGACACGTTACTTCTATTTGCGCTTTTGTCCATGTAAACAACAGTATTGGCTTTACACGATGGTAAGTGAGCATCATTTAATAATCGTATTGGGTCATTTAAGCAAATATATGGTTCATACCAACGGAAGTTCTATATCCAAAATGCCTTGCTAATTAATAAAAAGCacatgttttaagatttttatgtTCTTATTTTACTGTTTCTTACACAGTCGAGTTGATTTCTACTGCGcacttaatataaataaattcctTCCACGCATTGAGCTCACTCAATCAATATGTACTCATAATACCTTAGTATTGGTTACCATTCTTGTTCCAcatataacaacaacagcaaaagcaacaacaacagcaacaagaaCAACCAACATTACCAAGATGGCCAGGTTTAAAGTACTATCATTTAGTAAATGGAATGGTGAAGGAACAACTCTTGATGGCGAAAAAATCGAAAACTTCGTTAGATTTGGTTAGATTTAGAGGAGAGTTGTGTGTGCCGTTTTTGTAAGCACGTTATATCGCGAACCGAAGGGAGGCTTATTTAAACTGTCACGTTAAAATGTGTAAATGGTAACCCTTTACCGTATatattgtaacaattattaaaccGAAACCAATATGTTTATGTGATACTTACAAAGCTGTTTTCACAGGTTATTGGAAAATGTCTTGGGCAGTATAACTTCATGATTTAACAATAATGACGCCAATTTAACTTATACATTTTAAGTTCTAGAAGGTCGCCGGCACTTTGCGATTACTGTGATGGCATTATTTATCTCATGcgtgttttgaacatttatattattatttatatgttgttttgtaaCTAGAAAAGTTAAAAGGTTACATGGATGAATCGTGTCAGCGATTTACGTTCAGATGCTACCGAAATCAGTACGGATGTTTAACAGTTCGTTTAATGAATACAAAACATATTCGCCATTCAGGTCCGTTGTGGACAGCTGGGAGTATCTCATCCATGTAGAGAAACGTCCACTCGTTAAAATTGTCCGTTTAGCTTTCCTTCTGACGACCTCGCAGGCAACCTCCCTATATCGGGCGCTGAAGCATTTCCTTGACGACCTCGCAGGCAACCTCCCTATATCGGGCGCTGAAGCATTTCCTTCTGACGACCTCGCAGGCAACCTCCCTATATCGGGCGCTGAAGCATTTCCTTGCACAGAAAGTCGTGTCTGATGATTTATCCAAACCAAACCTAGTTATATTGATTCAAATTATTTGTTAGCGCGTGCTTGGAAAGTGGTAGCTCTGCCGATCTCTGCCCATTATTGAAGTCAACAACTATTATTGCTTTTCTTCTTTGTCGATATGTAAGTTTAAGCCTGCCGTTTTAGAGAAATCGTTTAAtacgattgtttaaaaaaatacatgtaaaaatgtCTCAACTCAATTGTTACATTGATTAGTACAATTAACAGAATACAAATAATACCGCTCTTTTAATAACTATGTTTGCATAAACATTTGGTTCTTGGTTCGACACTGCCCCATATATGAAACAAACCAATAGATATTACTACATGATTTATCATGGCAACT from Dreissena polymorpha isolate Duluth1 chromosome 5, UMN_Dpol_1.0, whole genome shotgun sequence harbors:
- the LOC127831373 gene encoding MHC class II regulatory factor RFX1-like — encoded protein: MSGGGCGGGGGGNGGGGGGGGSGGGWSRGKGGFQIQAEDIEFSVTHNIVPGADEDNNDEGFGVSSVVDSWEYLIHVEKRPLVKIVRLAFLLTTSQATSLYRALKHFLDDLAGNLPISGAEAFPSDDLAGNLPISGAEAFPCTESRV